A stretch of Stigmatopora argus isolate UIUO_Sarg chromosome 22, RoL_Sarg_1.0, whole genome shotgun sequence DNA encodes these proteins:
- the LOC144068551 gene encoding uncharacterized protein LOC144068551 isoform X2, with protein sequence MAVRRGAAGSCSQDLVALGRRCLISITADCQRTCNVPEDISRPPRSQWMTAQQDAEEVLAAVMEFRAQDAVPIVISPRNVLAIGRAIGPSMQLDESGKSVFTVLWRDVAAELREVKNCVICYAGREREVGLHRSVEGCGRRIEGGEELRHLLRWTRAGSRSSPFCGGMWPPN encoded by the exons atggcggtgcGCAGGGGTGCAGCTGGCTCTTGCTCTCAA GATTTGGTCGCTCTCGGGAGGAGGTGCCTTATATCCATCACAGCAGATTGCCAACGAACCTGCAatgtccccgaggacatctcgagaccaccgagATCTCAGTGGATG ACAGCTCAACAAGACGCGGAAGAGGTGCTGGCGGCTGTCATGGAGTTCCGTGCGCAGGACGCGGTGCCCATCGTGATCTCACCGAGGAACGTCCTCGCCATCGGCCGTGCCATCGGCCCTTCCATGCAG CTGGACGAGAGCGGGAAGTCGGTCTTCACCGTTCTGTGGAGGGATGTGGCCGCCGAATTGAGGGAGGTGAAGAACTGCGTCATCTGTTACG CTGGACGAGAGCGGGAAGTCGGTCTTCACCGTTCTGTGGAGGGATGTGGCCGCCGAATTGAGGGAGGTGAAGAACTGCGTCATCTGTTACG CTGGACGAGAGCGGGAAGTCGGTCTTCACCGTTCTGTGGAGGGATGTGGCCGCCGAATTGA
- the LOC144068551 gene encoding uncharacterized protein LOC144068551 isoform X3 yields the protein MTAQQDAEEVLAAVMEFRAQDAVPIVISPRNVLAIGRAIGPSMQLDESGKSVFTVLWRDVAAELREVKNCVICYAGREREVGLHRSVEGCGRRIEGGEELRHLLRWTRAGSRSSPFCGGMWPPN from the exons ATG ACAGCTCAACAAGACGCGGAAGAGGTGCTGGCGGCTGTCATGGAGTTCCGTGCGCAGGACGCGGTGCCCATCGTGATCTCACCGAGGAACGTCCTCGCCATCGGCCGTGCCATCGGCCCTTCCATGCAG CTGGACGAGAGCGGGAAGTCGGTCTTCACCGTTCTGTGGAGGGATGTGGCCGCCGAATTGAGGGAGGTGAAGAACTGCGTCATCTGTTACG CTGGACGAGAGCGGGAAGTCGGTCTTCACCGTTCTGTGGAGGGATGTGGCCGCCGAATTGAGGGAGGTGAAGAACTGCGTCATCTGTTACG CTGGACGAGAGCGGGAAGTCGGTCTTCACCGTTCTGTGGAGGGATGTGGCCGCCGAATTGA
- the LOC144068551 gene encoding uncharacterized protein LOC144068551 isoform X1, giving the protein MAVRRGAAGSCSQVWCFDSSVLSLFANICPANFFYIRQDLVALGRRCLISITADCQRTCNVPEDISRPPRSQWMTAQQDAEEVLAAVMEFRAQDAVPIVISPRNVLAIGRAIGPSMQLDESGKSVFTVLWRDVAAELREVKNCVICYAGREREVGLHRSVEGCGRRIEGGEELRHLLRWTRAGSRSSPFCGGMWPPN; this is encoded by the exons atggcggtgcGCAGGGGTGCAGCTGGCTCTTGCTCTCAAGTTTGGTGTTTTGATTCCTCAGTCTTGTCGTTGTTTGCCAACATCTGCccggcaaactttttctacattcGCCAGGATTTGGTCGCTCTCGGGAGGAGGTGCCTTATATCCATCACAGCAGATTGCCAACGAACCTGCAatgtccccgaggacatctcgagaccaccgagATCTCAGTGGATG ACAGCTCAACAAGACGCGGAAGAGGTGCTGGCGGCTGTCATGGAGTTCCGTGCGCAGGACGCGGTGCCCATCGTGATCTCACCGAGGAACGTCCTCGCCATCGGCCGTGCCATCGGCCCTTCCATGCAG CTGGACGAGAGCGGGAAGTCGGTCTTCACCGTTCTGTGGAGGGATGTGGCCGCCGAATTGAGGGAGGTGAAGAACTGCGTCATCTGTTACG CTGGACGAGAGCGGGAAGTCGGTCTTCACCGTTCTGTGGAGGGATGTGGCCGCCGAATTGAGGGAGGTGAAGAACTGCGTCATCTGTTACG CTGGACGAGAGCGGGAAGTCGGTCTTCACCGTTCTGTGGAGGGATGTGGCCGCCGAATTGA